From a region of the Monodelphis domestica isolate mMonDom1 chromosome 8, mMonDom1.pri, whole genome shotgun sequence genome:
- the GPR160 gene encoding probable G-protein coupled receptor 160 produces MLVSAANRTSPPQAEAGQPAVDPSCAVLLLLLAKALLNVAVMLLRRKGAPPRFLECFCVSVACADLLLLAGLSAVAHLQDFALWGTRVTRHHVCLLPQVLSFTYGLLPGPVFLLAGLDHYLHVAATSKASPWCQHAFYFLSVLLLWAAVLAYVLGDPAVYGGPSPGGLPSPQCPLYVGAQSRWLSVLLLAALLLALGACGSEVLALVRHVRLTSLGKEPALYFPQAPDGPGPGGARKRLLARLLIAFLGTWLPFVGLQAAVLALRVRIPAYVEVNVPWLYFVNSFLVAVAYWCRRPAPKGAESACHADPFVSWEFCFAPPALDGPQPPGKAAAVIVC; encoded by the coding sequence ATGCTCGTCTCTGCCGCGAATCGCACCTCCCCGCCCCAGGCAGAGGCCGGGCAGCCCGCCGTGGATCCCAGCTGCGCcgtcctcctgctcctcctcgcCAAAGCGCTGCTGAACGTCGCCGTGATGCTCCTGCGCAGGAAGGGCGCCCCCCCGCGCTTCCTGGAGTGCTTCTGCGTGTCGGTGGCCTGCGCCGACCTGCTGCTCCTGGCCGGCCTCTCGGCCGTCGCCCACCTCCAGGACTTTGCGCTCTGGGGCACCAGGGTCACCAGACACCACGTCTGCCTGCTCCCTCAGGTCCTGTCCTTCACGTACGGCCTCCTGCCCGGGCCCGTTTTCCTTCTGGCCGGGCTCGACCACTACCTGCACGTGGCTGCCACGTCCAAGGCGTCGCCCTGGTGTCAGCACGCCTTCTACTTCCTGTCGGTCCTCTTGCTGTGGGCCGCCGTCCTGGCCTACGTGCTGGGCGACCCGGCCGTGTACGGGGGCCCGAGCCCGGGGGGCCTCCCCTCCCCGCAGTGCCCGCTCTACGTCGGCGCCCAGAGCCGCTGGCTCTCCGTGCTCCTGCTGGCCGCGCTACTGCTGGCTCTGGGGGCCTGCGGCTCCGAGGTCCTGGCGCTGGTCCGGCACGTCCGCCTCACGTCCCTCGGGAAGGAGCCCGCCCTGTACTTCCCGCAGGCCCCCGACGGGCCCGGGCCGGGCGGCGCGAGGAAGCGGCTCCTGGCCAGGCTGCTCATCGCCTTCCTGGGCACATGGCTCCCCTTCGTGGGCCTCCAGGCGGCCGTGCTGGCCCTGCGCGTGCGGATCCCGGCCTACGTGGAGGTGAACGTCCCCTGGCTCTACTTCGTCAACAGCTTCCTCGTGGCCGTCGCCTACTGGTGCCGGCGTCCCGCGCCGAAGGGGGCGGAAAGCGCGTGCCACGCCGACCCCTTCGTCAGCTGGGAATTCTGCTTTGCCCCGCCGGCGCTCGATGGGCCGCAGCCGCCCGGAAAGGCCGCCGCCGTGATCGTCTGTTAG